One region of Natronolimnobius baerhuensis genomic DNA includes:
- a CDS encoding HalOD1 output domain-containing protein, giving the protein MNNNTTRAESVAAADAFFETDPESVIRTEFDTDESDAVVVTVVTTVATIVDEAVDAMPPLFNSIDTEAMTELMAHGRHRPHPTLVSFSYHGCYVTVSSRGEIIVVAPPE; this is encoded by the coding sequence ATGAATAATAACACGACTCGTGCTGAATCGGTGGCTGCTGCCGACGCGTTTTTCGAGACAGATCCCGAATCAGTCATCCGCACCGAATTCGACACTGACGAATCTGATGCAGTCGTCGTCACAGTCGTCACAACCGTTGCAACCATCGTCGACGAGGCTGTCGACGCGATGCCGCCACTGTTTAACTCCATCGACACCGAGGCAATGACCGAACTCATGGCCCATGGCCGACATCGTCCACACCCCACACTCGTTTCCTTTTCCTACCACGGGTGTTATGTAACCGTCTCGAGTCGCGGCGAGATTATCGTTGTTGCGCCGCCAGAGTAA
- a CDS encoding redox-regulated ATPase YchF: protein MLSIALAGKPNAGKSTFYTAATMAEVDVANYPFTTIDANRGVSYVRTECPCLERDERCNADDCEDGKRYVPIELIDVAGLVPGAHEGKGLGNQFLDELTNADVIVNVIDASGGTNEKGEPVDIGEHDPLEDIDFVEEEMDLWLAGIVENNWESVERKSRSPDFDIDDVLADMLSGFGASPTQIAKVLRELDYPADPIQWEDSHREELARLVRERTKPIVVAANKIDVAPEENVEKLLELDKPVIPTTAEGELALRRAAENGLVDYDPGDKSLAIGDDVTDAQREALEGLRETMTNWDGTGVQGALNYAVYDLLEHITAYPVEDAAKWSDGSGNILPDAFLLSDGSTPVDLAYAVHSDIGDGYLHAVNAKSSREVSDEYELEEGDVIKIVSTN from the coding sequence ATGCTCTCGATTGCACTTGCCGGAAAACCAAACGCCGGCAAGTCCACGTTCTACACCGCGGCGACCATGGCCGAGGTTGACGTCGCCAACTACCCGTTCACGACAATCGACGCTAATCGGGGCGTCAGCTACGTCCGAACGGAGTGTCCGTGCCTCGAGCGCGACGAGCGCTGTAACGCTGACGACTGCGAGGACGGCAAACGCTACGTCCCAATCGAACTGATCGACGTCGCCGGACTCGTCCCCGGTGCACACGAGGGGAAAGGCCTGGGGAACCAGTTCCTCGATGAACTCACGAACGCCGACGTCATCGTCAACGTGATCGACGCCTCCGGTGGCACGAACGAGAAGGGCGAACCCGTCGACATCGGCGAACATGACCCACTCGAGGACATCGATTTCGTCGAGGAGGAGATGGACCTCTGGCTTGCAGGTATCGTCGAAAACAACTGGGAATCCGTCGAGCGAAAGTCTCGTTCGCCCGATTTCGATATCGACGACGTGCTGGCGGACATGCTCTCAGGCTTTGGCGCTTCACCGACCCAGATCGCAAAAGTCCTGCGCGAACTCGACTACCCGGCCGACCCGATCCAGTGGGAGGATAGCCACCGCGAGGAACTCGCCCGTCTTGTTCGCGAGCGCACCAAGCCAATTGTCGTCGCCGCGAACAAAATCGACGTCGCTCCCGAGGAGAACGTCGAAAAGCTACTCGAACTCGATAAACCCGTCATCCCGACGACTGCGGAGGGCGAACTCGCGCTCCGGCGGGCAGCAGAGAACGGTCTCGTCGACTACGACCCTGGCGACAAGTCACTCGCAATCGGCGACGACGTCACCGACGCCCAGCGCGAGGCACTCGAGGGACTCCGCGAGACGATGACCAACTGGGACGGCACCGGTGTCCAGGGCGCGCTCAACTACGCCGTCTACGACCTACTCGAGCACATCACAGCGTATCCAGTTGAAGACGCCGCGAAGTGGTCCGACGGCAGCGGGAATATTCTACCCGATGCCTTTCTCTTGTCCGACGGTTCGACGCCCGTCGACCTCGCCTACGCCGTCCACTCCGATATCGGCGACGGCTACCTGCACGCCGTCAACGCGAAATCGAGTCGGGAAGTGAGCGACGAGTACGAACTCGAGGAGGGCGACGTGATCAAGATCGTGAGTACGAATTAG
- a CDS encoding alpha/beta hydrolase, producing MGSVIEEQNIRFKQTPERDLLANVFLPSTEEWRDTVVICLHGGVWNRGNRSFFDDRCRAFAEQRIPALTTDYRRSGEATYPAAVQDVKSAVRWIRHEEPFGITPHQIVLCGHSAGAHLAALTGATAASEPTPDDEYENAAMTVDGLVCFDGPYDLLGAKEHGETADFMGGSPTEIPKQYQEASPRERVTSSHPPTLLYLAEDDEWLTMRETRAYRDALNIAGVDVELRTPPGDHFFFTENPWFERTVNRTVTFIERIQS from the coding sequence ATGGGTAGTGTCATTGAAGAACAAAATATCCGTTTCAAACAAACCCCTGAACGCGACCTTCTTGCGAACGTGTTTCTTCCGTCTACCGAGGAGTGGAGAGACACGGTCGTCATCTGTCTTCACGGCGGCGTTTGGAATCGCGGCAACCGGTCGTTCTTTGACGACCGATGTCGAGCGTTCGCCGAGCAACGTATCCCTGCGCTGACGACCGATTATCGGCGTTCCGGCGAAGCGACGTATCCGGCTGCAGTACAGGACGTAAAGAGTGCGGTTCGCTGGATTCGACACGAGGAGCCGTTCGGAATCACGCCACACCAAATTGTACTCTGCGGGCACTCAGCCGGAGCCCATCTCGCTGCTTTGACCGGGGCAACTGCGGCGAGCGAACCGACACCCGATGACGAATACGAAAACGCTGCGATGACGGTCGATGGACTCGTCTGTTTCGATGGCCCCTACGACCTACTCGGTGCGAAAGAACACGGTGAAACAGCAGACTTCATGGGCGGGTCGCCGACCGAGATCCCCAAACAGTACCAAGAAGCGTCACCACGTGAGCGCGTTACATCTTCGCATCCGCCGACGCTACTGTACCTTGCAGAAGACGATGAGTGGCTCACAATGCGTGAAACGCGTGCGTACCGTGACGCCCTCAACATCGCGGGTGTGGATGTCGAACTGCGTACACCACCGGGAGACCACTTCTTTTTCACCGAGAATCCGTGGTTCGAGCGAACAGTGAACCGAACTGTGACCTTCATAGAGCGAATTCAATCTTGA
- the guaB gene encoding IMP dehydrogenase — MANDVPEHEPYLSKLQVPEALTFDDVLLRPKESRVEPDDADLTSQVSKDVEVSVPILSAAMDTVTESRMAIAMARHGGLGVLHRNMNIDEMVEEIGRVKSADELIIPQDSVVTADPEMSVREVDSLMAREGVGGAPVVNTRGEVLGIISSTDIRPHLEVNEDDPVTEAMTDEVITAGDKIEPRDAFELMYEHKIERVPVVDDENLLVGLVTMQGILQRREYEEAVRDDDGKLRCGVAVSPFEMDRAEAADEADADILFIDTAHAHNRNVIDGAREIKEAVDADVVVGNVGTREAAAELVDFADGIKVGIGPGSICTTRVVSGAGMPQITAVAQVADVASEHDVPVIADGGIRYSGDAIKAIAAGADAVMLGSYFAGTEEAPGRVVTMNGKKYKQYRGMGSVGAMKSGDSDRYLKEEPDEEEDYVPEGVEAATPYKGTLKSELHQLAGGMQSGMGYVGAPTIPEFKERSEFVRVSSAGQAESHAHDVVITDEAPNYSPDS; from the coding sequence ATGGCGAACGACGTTCCCGAGCACGAGCCTTATTTGTCGAAGCTACAGGTACCGGAAGCGCTAACGTTCGACGACGTCCTCTTGCGACCCAAAGAGAGCCGTGTCGAACCAGACGATGCAGACCTCACCTCGCAGGTCTCGAAAGACGTCGAGGTATCAGTGCCGATTCTTTCAGCAGCGATGGATACCGTCACCGAGAGCCGCATGGCTATCGCAATGGCTCGCCACGGTGGACTCGGTGTCCTTCATCGCAACATGAACATCGACGAGATGGTCGAGGAAATCGGCCGCGTTAAAAGCGCCGACGAGCTCATCATCCCACAGGATTCAGTCGTCACCGCTGACCCCGAGATGTCCGTCCGCGAAGTCGACAGCCTGATGGCCCGCGAAGGCGTCGGCGGTGCACCCGTCGTCAACACTCGCGGTGAAGTCCTTGGTATCATCTCGAGTACGGACATCCGCCCACATCTCGAGGTCAACGAGGACGACCCGGTCACGGAGGCGATGACGGACGAAGTCATCACGGCCGGGGACAAGATCGAGCCACGCGATGCGTTCGAGTTGATGTACGAGCACAAGATCGAACGCGTGCCGGTGGTCGACGACGAGAACCTCCTCGTGGGTCTCGTCACGATGCAGGGCATTCTCCAGCGTCGTGAGTACGAGGAAGCTGTCCGCGACGACGACGGCAAACTCCGCTGTGGCGTCGCCGTCAGTCCCTTCGAGATGGACCGTGCCGAGGCCGCAGACGAGGCGGACGCGGATATCCTCTTTATCGACACCGCTCACGCACACAACCGAAACGTCATCGACGGCGCTCGAGAGATCAAGGAGGCTGTCGATGCGGACGTCGTCGTCGGCAACGTCGGCACTCGCGAAGCGGCCGCCGAACTGGTCGACTTTGCAGACGGCATCAAAGTCGGCATCGGGCCGGGCTCGATTTGTACGACTCGAGTCGTCTCCGGGGCGGGGATGCCCCAGATCACGGCCGTCGCGCAGGTCGCAGATGTCGCGAGCGAACACGACGTTCCCGTCATTGCAGACGGTGGCATTCGATACTCCGGTGATGCGATCAAGGCAATCGCAGCCGGTGCGGACGCAGTCATGCTCGGCTCGTACTTCGCAGGCACCGAGGAGGCACCGGGCCGCGTCGTCACGATGAACGGCAAGAAGTACAAGCAGTACCGCGGGATGGGCAGTGTCGGTGCGATGAAATCCGGTGACAGCGACCGATACCTCAAAGAAGAACCGGACGAGGAAGAAGACTATGTCCCCGAGGGTGTCGAAGCCGCGACGCCGTACAAAGGGACACTCAAGTCCGAACTCCACCAACTCGCTGGCGGTATGCAGTCGGGGATGGGCTATGTCGGCGCGCCGACGATCCCCGAGTTCAAAGAGCGCAGTGAGTTCGTCCGCGTCTCCTCGGCCGGGCAGGCTGAGAGCCACGCTCACGATGTCGTGATTACGGACGAAGCGCCGAACTACTCACCGGATAGCTGA
- a CDS encoding HIT family protein — translation MSDCIFCDIVDEEESTHRIYEDEESLAFLDIEPTNPGHVLVVPTAHYETLTDMEETFVGSVFQTAWRIADAIESACNPDGINIVQSNGTAAGQEIFHAHVHVVPRYEDDDVTLHWASGDSTEKSNQEVAAALRSEL, via the coding sequence ATGTCCGACTGTATCTTTTGTGACATTGTCGACGAAGAGGAATCTACCCACCGAATTTACGAGGACGAGGAAAGCCTCGCCTTCCTCGACATCGAGCCGACCAACCCCGGACACGTGCTGGTTGTTCCGACGGCTCACTACGAAACGCTGACGGATATGGAAGAGACATTCGTGGGTAGCGTGTTCCAGACCGCTTGGCGTATAGCGGACGCCATCGAGTCGGCCTGTAATCCGGACGGAATAAACATCGTCCAGTCGAACGGGACTGCTGCTGGTCAAGAGATTTTCCATGCACACGTCCACGTCGTACCGCGGTACGAGGACGACGATGTGACCCTTCACTGGGCTTCCGGCGACTCTACCGAGAAGTCAAATCAAGAGGTTGCCGCCGCCCTCCGTAGCGAACTGTGA
- a CDS encoding acetamidase/formamidase family protein, with product MSETNTAIDHHLPATDETIHSVWNNALEPVLTIDPGDVVQFECRDATNGQLTRASTVADLPSLDIDQIHPLTGPVAVEGAQPGDVLSVEILALEHQGWGYTLVLPGEMGLGLLPEEFPEPAIHVWDLEDGVAHFTNGIEVPIKPFPGTIGVAPAADGEHSTNPPRSVGGNLDIKHLTAGSTLHLPVAVENALFSIGDCHAAQGDGEVCINGLEAPMSVTCRFSLQSDRSLERPQFETAVASGRDEPMYGTTGVDSDLYEATKQAVRGMVDHLHSERGLAREEAYILCSVAVDLKINQVVNAPNWVVSAYLPEQLFPDETAGHQ from the coding sequence ATGTCGGAGACGAACACTGCAATCGATCACCACCTGCCAGCGACCGACGAAACCATACACAGCGTCTGGAACAATGCCCTCGAGCCAGTGCTGACGATTGATCCCGGCGACGTCGTCCAGTTTGAGTGTCGAGATGCCACGAACGGCCAACTCACGCGAGCGTCGACGGTCGCGGACCTTCCGTCGCTGGATATCGACCAGATCCACCCGCTGACGGGGCCAGTCGCAGTCGAGGGTGCCCAGCCCGGTGACGTCCTCTCCGTCGAAATTCTGGCACTCGAACATCAGGGCTGGGGATACACGCTCGTCCTGCCGGGTGAGATGGGTCTCGGATTGCTTCCGGAGGAGTTTCCGGAGCCTGCGATACACGTCTGGGACCTCGAGGACGGCGTTGCGCACTTTACGAACGGCATCGAGGTGCCGATCAAGCCGTTCCCTGGAACGATTGGCGTTGCACCTGCTGCGGACGGAGAACACAGCACGAACCCGCCACGATCCGTCGGTGGCAATCTCGATATTAAGCACTTAACTGCGGGGTCGACGCTGCACCTGCCTGTCGCCGTCGAAAACGCCCTGTTCAGTATCGGCGACTGCCATGCTGCTCAGGGCGACGGCGAGGTCTGTATCAACGGCCTCGAGGCACCGATGTCCGTCACTTGTCGCTTCAGCCTGCAGTCAGATCGCTCGCTCGAGCGACCCCAGTTTGAAACGGCCGTCGCAAGTGGCCGCGACGAACCCATGTACGGCACGACGGGAGTCGATTCGGATCTCTATGAAGCGACGAAACAGGCCGTTCGAGGGATGGTCGATCATCTCCACAGCGAGCGCGGCCTCGCGCGCGAAGAAGCATATATCCTGTGCTCAGTCGCTGTCGATCTGAAAATCAATCAGGTCGTCAACGCGCCGAACTGGGTCGTTTCGGCGTACCTTCCGGAACAACTCTTTCCGGACGAGACCGCTGGCCACCAGTGA
- a CDS encoding helix-turn-helix domain-containing protein, whose amino-acid sequence MTDPADWGRTETHEAAESDADSDARHLPADLARRIFTVGPISTLVIDSSGAIAFANERATETLGISMAELTSQTAGPATWPLTDDNGAPIPPADHPVTCVFETGDPVFGFEHWIELPDGTKRWLTTNSCPVVADGGTVEYVVLAFEDVTALKQREDRLTSDHMRHLEFRVDQSAVPPSLRGAPDAIDDSDESDVDTGDDSDGDSDTNSSNETPTERRIDIESVVSVPDNGTVQYMGTADLSASEFLAAIDEVPHYTDVRLLSTTEGYSRLEARAESATVSELFQTLGGQPCAIIVADDEVRFLGELPGDVEYRRVADGIRQFHTGVELVDDDLVYSPQLLADVVRDALTDRQLATLDAAYYSGYFETPRTSTGDELAASFGVTRQTFNQHLRKAQQIVFRHLFEKSGADAR is encoded by the coding sequence ATGACGGATCCTGCCGACTGGGGTCGAACGGAGACACACGAGGCTGCTGAGTCCGATGCGGACAGCGATGCTCGGCACCTCCCAGCCGATCTCGCCCGGCGCATTTTCACTGTCGGGCCGATCAGCACCCTCGTCATCGACTCGAGCGGGGCAATCGCGTTTGCAAACGAACGGGCAACCGAGACGCTTGGTATCTCGATGGCGGAACTGACGAGTCAGACGGCGGGTCCGGCGACGTGGCCGCTGACGGACGACAATGGCGCGCCGATTCCGCCGGCTGACCATCCCGTTACGTGTGTGTTCGAAACTGGCGACCCCGTTTTCGGCTTCGAACACTGGATCGAACTTCCGGATGGCACCAAACGGTGGCTCACAACCAACTCCTGTCCCGTTGTGGCCGACGGCGGCACTGTCGAGTACGTTGTCCTCGCGTTCGAGGACGTCACAGCGCTCAAACAGCGCGAGGACCGCTTGACCAGCGACCACATGCGCCACCTCGAGTTTCGTGTCGACCAGTCTGCCGTGCCGCCGTCGCTCCGTGGCGCTCCCGATGCAATCGACGACAGCGACGAGTCCGATGTCGATACCGGTGACGACAGTGACGGTGACAGCGATACCAACAGTTCCAACGAGACGCCCACCGAACGACGCATTGATATCGAATCCGTCGTCTCCGTCCCCGACAACGGCACTGTCCAGTACATGGGCACGGCCGACCTCTCCGCGAGCGAGTTTCTCGCTGCCATCGACGAGGTTCCCCACTACACGGACGTCCGACTGCTCAGCACGACGGAGGGATACAGCCGTCTCGAGGCGCGTGCGGAGTCAGCGACGGTCTCGGAACTGTTCCAGACGCTCGGTGGACAGCCCTGTGCGATCATCGTTGCCGACGACGAGGTTCGATTTCTCGGCGAACTGCCGGGTGATGTCGAGTATCGCCGTGTTGCGGATGGCATTCGACAGTTCCACACCGGGGTCGAACTGGTCGACGATGACCTCGTCTACTCGCCGCAGTTGCTGGCCGATGTCGTGCGGGATGCGCTGACTGACCGCCAACTGGCAACGCTCGATGCGGCCTACTACAGTGGCTACTTCGAGACTCCCCGGACCAGTACCGGCGACGAACTCGCGGCGAGTTTCGGTGTGACACGCCAGACGTTCAACCAGCACCTCCGCAAAGCCCAACAGATCGTCTTCAGACACTTGTTCGAAAAATCCGGTGCAGACGCACGCTGA
- the cmk gene encoding (d)CMP kinase, which translates to MASFETSTAEIETSLFITVSGPPGCGATTLCERLADAIGCPYVSGGDIFRELAEDREMSLNQLTAKAEESDEIDRALDQRLQQIAEKWGTANKPFILESRLAGWLAGERADLRIWLDAPESVRLERIEGRLETEAEMRVREVSEAGRYQSYYDIDLNDREFYDLHINTARWGKDSVFALVRAALEEYEPELDEGAFATPAMDV; encoded by the coding sequence ATGGCTTCATTCGAGACATCGACAGCGGAGATCGAAACGAGTCTGTTTATTACCGTTTCCGGGCCACCTGGCTGTGGCGCGACGACGCTGTGTGAACGCCTCGCTGACGCGATTGGCTGTCCGTACGTCTCCGGCGGCGACATCTTCCGTGAACTCGCCGAAGACCGCGAGATGAGTCTCAACCAACTAACGGCTAAAGCCGAGGAATCCGACGAGATCGACCGCGCACTCGATCAACGGCTCCAGCAAATCGCCGAGAAATGGGGCACGGCAAACAAACCCTTCATCCTCGAGTCACGACTCGCTGGCTGGCTCGCCGGCGAACGTGCCGACCTGCGAATCTGGCTCGATGCCCCCGAATCCGTCCGCCTCGAGCGCATCGAGGGCCGACTCGAGACCGAAGCAGAGATGCGTGTTCGAGAAGTCAGTGAGGCGGGTCGGTATCAGTCCTATTACGACATCGATCTCAACGACCGCGAGTTCTACGACCTGCACATCAACACGGCTCGCTGGGGGAAAGACAGCGTATTCGCCCTCGTCCGCGCGGCGCTCGAGGAGTACGAACCGGAACTCGACGAAGGAGCATTTGCAACGCCCGCGATGGACGTCTGA
- a CDS encoding helix-turn-helix domain-containing protein — protein MTTVVELEIPAERLGLARTFDRVPTFECEVGGLIGDTAPLVHVSGPDRHTVERALEDDPSVSVVACLSGETQSTGASATRWLFRLEFGSEIKLFQEIVSSNNGAMLSARSHDNTWSLRLLYHDRKSVSASHALFEQYDYHVNVTRITETDSADLDLDRLETPLTETQYETITMAHELGYFDVPRQVTLEELASELDISHQALSERLRRSHDALISSELTDRRAPTKADP, from the coding sequence ATGACTACGGTCGTCGAACTCGAGATTCCGGCTGAACGGCTTGGACTCGCACGGACGTTTGATCGCGTCCCGACGTTCGAATGTGAGGTTGGCGGATTGATTGGTGATACAGCACCGCTGGTTCACGTCTCGGGTCCAGACCGACACACGGTCGAACGCGCACTCGAGGACGATCCATCGGTTTCGGTCGTCGCCTGCCTGAGTGGCGAGACACAGTCGACTGGGGCAAGCGCCACTCGCTGGCTGTTCCGACTCGAGTTTGGATCGGAGATCAAACTGTTTCAGGAGATCGTCTCGAGCAACAACGGGGCGATGCTGTCGGCGCGCAGCCACGACAACACGTGGTCGCTTCGGTTGCTGTATCACGACCGCAAGTCGGTGTCTGCCTCGCACGCGCTGTTCGAGCAGTACGACTATCACGTCAACGTCACACGGATCACGGAAACCGATTCGGCGGACCTCGATCTCGACCGACTCGAGACGCCGCTGACGGAGACCCAGTACGAGACGATCACGATGGCACATGAACTGGGCTACTTCGATGTCCCGCGACAGGTCACACTCGAGGAACTGGCCTCCGAATTAGATATTTCTCATCAGGCGCTGTCGGAGCGGCTTCGGCGCAGTCACGATGCACTGATCAGCTCAGAATTGACTGACCGACGAGCGCCGACGAAGGCCGATCCCTAA
- a CDS encoding YcaO-like family protein, translating to MDVHLVGDDPVYETVATALEDVDIGVVDAEPAELTDARFGVVSDVAGSETFLRANEAARAGGTPWVAVEIGGVGGHPLPGVDAAISGFAAGAGAGCFECLRTRVGSTTDETAAKPSADRSTARLAGALAGRECVRVFEGADDSIIGRVVELPHNRRRFLPVPGCDCDGDERDRRLERDDESLALDAAVEHAEAAIDDRVGIVTSIGEIHSFPVPYYLARSANTSGFSDATAPTEAAGVADDWNAALMKGVGESLERYCAGVYRESEFVHAREGDLENPVSPADFVRPADAEYDPKSEYPWVPGENLATGEAVHLPAAAVQFPQPGPSLVPAITTGLGLGSSTVDALISGLTEVIERDATMLAWYSSFEPLELTVENERFDVLERRARSEGLSVTPLLVTQDVDVPVVAVAVHRDPAGGAVDPDSSEWPAFAAGSAAGLDATEAASSALEEALQNWMELRDIGAANAANQSGSIGEYAMFPDTVQEFVDVDGTVPAASVGPDGEVTGQDALEALLERVTDAGLTPSAARITTRDVSAIGFEAVRVVIPEAQPLFTGEPFFGERAETVPDELGFEPRLERAFHPYP from the coding sequence ATGGACGTACATCTTGTCGGCGACGATCCAGTGTATGAAACCGTCGCCACTGCGCTCGAGGATGTCGATATCGGTGTCGTTGATGCCGAACCCGCAGAGTTGACCGACGCGCGATTTGGTGTTGTCAGCGACGTAGCCGGTTCGGAGACATTCCTACGGGCAAATGAGGCCGCTCGAGCGGGCGGAACACCATGGGTCGCCGTCGAAATCGGTGGTGTTGGGGGCCACCCCCTTCCAGGCGTCGACGCCGCCATCTCAGGTTTTGCCGCCGGTGCTGGCGCGGGCTGTTTCGAGTGTCTTCGCACGCGCGTTGGGTCGACGACTGACGAGACTGCTGCAAAACCAAGCGCAGACCGCAGCACGGCCCGACTCGCCGGCGCGCTTGCAGGCCGAGAGTGCGTTCGCGTCTTCGAAGGTGCCGACGACTCGATTATCGGCCGTGTCGTCGAACTACCACATAATCGCCGCCGGTTTCTGCCCGTCCCCGGTTGTGACTGCGATGGGGACGAACGGGACCGCAGACTTGAGCGTGATGACGAGTCGCTTGCCCTCGATGCCGCGGTTGAACACGCCGAAGCGGCAATCGACGACCGGGTTGGAATCGTCACAAGCATCGGCGAAATCCACTCGTTTCCGGTGCCGTACTATCTGGCCCGGAGTGCGAACACGAGCGGGTTCAGCGACGCGACCGCGCCGACAGAGGCCGCCGGCGTCGCCGATGACTGGAACGCCGCACTGATGAAAGGCGTCGGCGAGAGTCTCGAGCGCTACTGTGCCGGTGTCTACCGCGAGTCGGAGTTTGTTCACGCACGCGAAGGTGACCTCGAGAATCCGGTCTCACCCGCTGACTTCGTCCGACCTGCCGATGCCGAGTACGATCCGAAAAGCGAGTATCCCTGGGTCCCTGGCGAGAATCTCGCCACCGGAGAAGCGGTTCACCTTCCTGCCGCGGCCGTCCAGTTTCCCCAGCCCGGCCCGTCGCTGGTGCCCGCGATTACGACCGGCCTCGGCCTCGGTTCGTCGACCGTCGACGCGCTCATCTCAGGGCTAACAGAAGTCATCGAACGCGATGCGACGATGCTCGCCTGGTACTCGTCTTTTGAGCCGCTCGAATTGACAGTCGAGAACGAGCGATTCGACGTTCTCGAGCGCCGGGCGCGAAGCGAAGGGCTGTCGGTGACGCCGCTGCTGGTCACCCAGGACGTAGACGTCCCGGTCGTCGCCGTCGCCGTCCATCGTGACCCTGCAGGGGGGGCTGTCGACCCTGACAGCTCGGAGTGGCCCGCGTTTGCAGCCGGCTCCGCAGCAGGGCTGGATGCCACGGAGGCCGCGAGTTCGGCGCTCGAGGAGGCACTCCAGAACTGGATGGAACTGCGTGATATCGGTGCGGCAAACGCAGCCAACCAATCGGGTTCGATTGGAGAGTATGCAATGTTCCCGGACACCGTTCAGGAATTCGTCGATGTCGATGGAACGGTTCCCGCAGCGAGTGTCGGCCCGGATGGTGAGGTGACAGGTCAGGACGCACTCGAGGCACTTCTCGAGCGGGTAACGGACGCAGGACTGACGCCGTCTGCAGCGCGGATAACGACGCGGGACGTCTCTGCTATCGGGTTCGAAGCGGTTCGCGTCGTCATCCCCGAGGCACAGCCGCTGTTTACCGGCGAGCCGTTCTTCGGCGAACGAGCTGAGACCGTCCCGGACGAGTTAGGCTTCGAGCCGCGACTCGAGCGTGCGTTCCATCCGTATCCGTAA
- a CDS encoding DUF5794 domain-containing protein has protein sequence MSTSQHPIALRLERLVGGDTRLLALVMMLPLIDGVFPALILAGALDSPMGAVQVGLLIFGGSATVAVILAEMSGTPREQATIVLLVGIPLILLAAIQAALAPAIESVLDIVIFERFAALVILAIAAKTASATIGEYLPSPAVIIGLGLVASLDLNGMAFVLMDDPALVMNATLSATVGVAFALAIALTGPYLREYMDLDRFRFGSAVALGLLPIALVADTFGQAPLAALIVAGLFALDLPLERGGDSDDDDDDSFAPAVGTGPLTDGGSLGESSTDSSDAGDGDDSTGGDTKSSPGDDSTDTEERAPWL, from the coding sequence ATGAGTACCTCTCAACACCCGATTGCCCTTCGCCTCGAGCGATTAGTCGGCGGTGACACGCGGCTGCTGGCGCTGGTAATGATGCTCCCGCTGATCGACGGCGTCTTCCCGGCGCTGATCCTCGCGGGCGCACTCGACAGTCCGATGGGGGCAGTTCAGGTCGGACTGCTCATCTTCGGTGGCAGTGCAACCGTCGCCGTCATCCTCGCGGAGATGAGCGGCACGCCCCGCGAGCAGGCGACGATAGTCCTGTTAGTCGGGATTCCGCTCATACTACTTGCGGCCATTCAGGCCGCGCTCGCGCCGGCAATCGAGAGCGTCCTCGATATCGTTATCTTCGAGCGCTTCGCCGCCCTGGTAATCCTCGCAATCGCCGCAAAAACCGCGAGTGCGACTATCGGCGAGTATCTCCCCAGCCCCGCCGTCATCATCGGCCTCGGACTGGTTGCGAGTCTCGATCTGAACGGCATGGCGTTCGTCCTCATGGACGACCCCGCGCTCGTGATGAACGCGACGCTCTCCGCGACGGTTGGCGTCGCCTTCGCGCTCGCCATTGCACTCACCGGCCCGTACCTGCGTGAGTACATGGACCTCGACCGCTTCCGATTCGGGAGCGCCGTTGCGCTGGGCTTGCTCCCAATCGCGCTGGTCGCCGATACGTTCGGCCAGGCCCCACTCGCCGCGCTCATCGTCGCCGGCCTGTTCGCCCTCGATCTCCCACTCGAGCGCGGCGGCGACTCGGACGATGATGACGACGACTCGTTCGCCCCCGCAGTCGGAACCGGCCCGCTCACCGACGGCGGGAGTCTGGGAGAGAGTTCGACTGACTCGAGTGACGCTGGTGACGGCGACGACAGCACCGGCGGTGACACAAAGTCGTCTCCCGGCGACGACTCGACCGACACCGAGGAACGCGCCCCCTGGTTGTAA